The Arcobacter sp. CECT 8986 genomic interval TTTTGTAGCAAGAAATGAGAATTTAGAATATTTAAAAAATAATAAATTGAAACTGACTCATCCAGATTTTTTATTTGAAGATTATGTTGATGCAATATCAATAAAAGAGTTAGAAAATATAGACCCAAGTGATATTGATGCAGTTTTTATTGCAACAAAATCTATGAGTACAAACTCAATATCAAAAAGTTTAGCAAAATGGATAGAAAATAGTAAAGAGATTCCATATTTTATATCTTTACAAAATGGTGTAGAGAATGAAGATAGAATGTGTGAGTATCTACCAACACACAAAGTTATAGGTGGATTGACAAGACTTATAGCTGCACATATAATAAAAATTGGAGAAGTTGAATCAGTTGGAGAAGTACAAACAATTTTAGGTGCAATAACTCAAGATAAAAATAGTGATGAATTTTTAGAATTATTAAAAAAAGAGTTAGATAAAACAAATACAACAACTATACTAACAAATAATATAAAATTAGAGTTATGGAAAAAACTAATTATTAATAATGGAGTAAATGCAATATGCGCATTACTTGAAGAAAAATCAGGAACATTAATAAATGATGAAAAAACATCTGTTATAGTTTATAATCTTATGAAA includes:
- a CDS encoding ketopantoate reductase family protein translates to MKFIVIGAGGVGSFYGVKLKMIGHNVTFVARNENLEYLKNNKLKLTHPDFLFEDYVDAISIKELENIDPSDIDAVFIATKSMSTNSISKSLAKWIENSKEIPYFISLQNGVENEDRMCEYLPTHKVIGGLTRLIAAHIIKIGEVESVGEVQTILGAITQDKNSDEFLELLKKELDKTNTTTILTNNIKLELWKKLIINNGVNAICALLEEKSGTLINDEKTSVIVYNLMKEAAIASHAVDVNISEDDANEMFELMKSFESIVPSMWMDKKNNRDLELDDICGVVIKNCEKQGIDASYTRTISTILEYQYKKIQKF